The following are from one region of the bacterium genome:
- a CDS encoding YkgJ family cysteine cluster protein, with protein MYIQRFLREQGWKHKGAIPMLEADLWELGESLWQMRDELELSWEAKAACLPLGLKQALCLKGYVALEELLYIYFTIRDKLGWEARLELERLLMGVHDAYVTSRNHQPSGQEVLFPGQSENPATGSCRQCGSCCMGPASGPLSSSPADLALWEKLGREDLLYHTLKGVWKPWEKPQPEWAACPFLRFSKQGAGVCLVHPIKPLVCREFFCV; from the coding sequence ATGTACATCCAAAGATTTCTCAGGGAGCAGGGCTGGAAGCACAAAGGGGCCATACCAATGCTCGAGGCAGACCTCTGGGAGCTGGGAGAGAGCCTGTGGCAAATGCGGGATGAGCTGGAACTCTCCTGGGAAGCCAAGGCGGCCTGCTTGCCCCTGGGGCTTAAGCAGGCCTTGTGTCTCAAAGGCTATGTGGCCCTGGAAGAGCTTCTATACATTTACTTCACGATTCGTGACAAGCTTGGATGGGAAGCTCGCCTTGAGCTAGAAAGGCTTTTAATGGGAGTGCATGATGCGTACGTAACCAGTAGAAATCATCAGCCCTCGGGCCAGGAGGTTCTATTCCCAGGACAGTCGGAGAACCCAGCCACAGGGAGTTGCCGCCAGTGCGGAAGCTGTTGCATGGGGCCGGCTTCGGGGCCTCTTAGCAGCAGCCCGGCTGATCTGGCCCTCTGGGAGAAACTGGGCAGGGAAGACCTTCTCTATCACACCCTCAAGGGAGTCTGGAAACCTTGGGAAAAGCCCCAACCAGAGTGGGCGGCCTGCCCATTTCTGAGATTCTCAAAGCAGGGAGCTGGTGTGTGTCTGGTCCACCCGATCAAACCCCTTGTGTGCCGGGAGTTCTTTTGTGTCTAG
- a CDS encoding HAD family hydrolase: MARQIISFDLDGTLVEEGFSTAVWREAVPALVAREKGLSLEQAKKWVYTQYDLVGEGSLEWYDLAYWYRRFGLDGAWRRSLEEHRHLIRLFPEVKEVLQELMPHYDFIILSNASRPFIEEELSQSALDSFPFLHVVSATSEFGQVKKTSSFYEQVCRQLELDPSRVIHVGDHPEFDYRAPSQAGIRAYLLDRSGRERKEHSVMDLREFARKLSSEG; this comes from the coding sequence ATGGCCCGTCAGATCATATCTTTTGACCTGGATGGAACCCTTGTGGAAGAAGGTTTCAGCACGGCTGTCTGGCGCGAGGCCGTCCCTGCTTTGGTGGCCCGGGAAAAAGGGCTTTCTCTGGAGCAAGCCAAGAAATGGGTGTACACACAGTATGATCTTGTGGGCGAAGGATCCCTGGAGTGGTATGACCTGGCCTACTGGTATCGCAGATTCGGCCTGGATGGAGCCTGGCGCCGAAGTCTGGAAGAGCATCGGCACCTGATCAGGCTCTTTCCTGAGGTGAAGGAAGTTTTGCAGGAGCTGATGCCCCACTATGATTTCATCATTCTTTCCAATGCCAGCCGGCCTTTTATAGAAGAGGAGCTTTCCCAAAGCGCACTGGATTCTTTTCCCTTCTTGCACGTGGTGTCAGCCACCTCTGAGTTCGGCCAAGTCAAGAAAACCAGTTCCTTTTATGAGCAGGTCTGCAGGCAGCTGGAGCTGGATCCCTCTAGAGTCATTCATGTGGGGGATCACCCTGAATTCGACTACCGGGCACCCAGCCAAGCCGGCATAAGGGCATACTTGCTTGACAGATCAGGCCGGGAAAGAAAAGAGCATTCGGTGATGGATCTCAGGGAGTTTGCTCGGAAACTGAGCTCCGAGGGCTAA
- a CDS encoding Fic family protein → MINASENKANHAGRYVLQPTGYRAFIPVPLPPSPPLNLAGPLREKLSAADYALGRLDGAVLTLPNPDLFVFMYVRKEAVLSSQIEGTQSSLQNLLAAEARLFDPDTPHDVNEVVNYVRAMNYGLARLAELPVSVRLIREIHRELMRGVRGSRLQPGQLRTSQNWIGPGGCTLATATFVPPPPHEVPQALSDLERFIHDGGGLPPMVQVGLVHAQFETIHPFLDGNGRIGRLLIAFLLTEKRLLSKPVLYLSHYFKQHRSEYYERLQAVRDAGDWEGWLSFFLNGVIEVSNQATHTAAAILRMREEYRARITDHLGRAAANGQRVMDRLFDHPIVTVAKVREWLDITPAGANQIVARLEGIGLLREITGYARNRRFRFDPYLRLFEEGGEEAI, encoded by the coding sequence ATGATCAACGCAAGTGAAAACAAAGCCAACCACGCCGGGCGCTACGTTCTTCAACCCACCGGCTACCGCGCTTTTATCCCTGTACCGCTGCCGCCCAGTCCACCCCTCAATCTTGCCGGGCCCTTGCGTGAGAAGCTTTCAGCCGCCGATTATGCGCTGGGCCGACTCGACGGTGCAGTGCTGACGCTGCCCAACCCCGATTTGTTCGTCTTCATGTATGTGCGAAAGGAGGCCGTGCTTTCCAGCCAGATTGAGGGTACCCAGTCGTCGCTGCAAAACCTTCTGGCTGCCGAAGCACGACTCTTCGATCCCGACACGCCCCATGATGTGAATGAAGTGGTTAACTATGTCAGAGCCATGAACTACGGCCTGGCGCGGCTGGCGGAGTTGCCAGTCTCGGTGCGTCTGATCCGGGAAATCCATAGAGAGCTCATGCGGGGCGTGCGTGGCAGTCGCCTGCAGCCGGGACAGCTACGCACAAGCCAGAACTGGATCGGCCCGGGTGGTTGCACACTGGCGACCGCGACCTTCGTGCCACCGCCGCCCCACGAGGTGCCGCAGGCGTTATCAGACCTAGAAAGGTTTATCCACGATGGCGGCGGCCTGCCACCAATGGTGCAGGTGGGCCTGGTCCACGCCCAGTTCGAGACCATTCACCCGTTTCTGGACGGCAACGGCCGCATCGGACGTTTGCTCATCGCCTTCCTGCTTACCGAAAAACGGCTTCTCTCCAAGCCGGTTCTTTACCTCTCACACTATTTCAAGCAACATCGCAGCGAATATTACGAACGGCTGCAAGCGGTGCGTGACGCCGGCGACTGGGAGGGCTGGCTTTCCTTCTTTCTCAATGGGGTGATCGAGGTCAGCAACCAGGCAACGCACACGGCCGCCGCAATCCTGCGCATGCGCGAAGAATACCGCGCCCGTATCACGGACCACCTAGGCCGTGCGGCTGCCAATGGTCAACGAGTGATGGACCGCCTTTTCGACCACCCCATCGTCACAGTCGCCAAAGTCCGCGAATGGCTGGACATTACTCCAGCCGGGGCAAACCAGATCGTGGCACGGCTGGAAGGCATCGGCTTGTTGCGCGAGATCACCGGCTATGCCCGCAACCGGCGCTTTCGCTTCGACCCATATTTGCGTTTGTTCGAGGAAGGAGGAGAAGAGGCGATATGA
- a CDS encoding PAS domain S-box protein — translation MGNVIRVLFLGWNDAARCLKEAWSRNPEAPRLVGVFVQDGDSMDLPQGVAAELVLKDLAAMEASQVPELALEFRESVSTRPKELPPGVQWVPARVTALLEGLCLGSEEGFRYKSVVETARDAVVTIDESHRIVFFNKAAEAMFGFSKEEVLGEDLSIIIPPPHKQVHRQYVQRYVETRRGRFIDHTVDLTAQRRSGEEFPISISFSVAELGGRLLMTAMMRDMSEMKEMERRLIQNERLASIGRALSFVTHEVKNPLVVIGGFARALLRKAEVPQEVREKLEIIRSEVQRLEGLLQEIQDFSKPFRLQRERFALVPLLQETLAMFRDSADCSGVEFLLEAEGQIWLSADPDRLRQVLINLIKNSMEAMGGKGRLVLRAKEISQDMVEISVEDTGEGIIPERSEELFQPFVTSKPGGTGLGLPLCRKIVRDHGGEIKLQGMPSGGARAVIYLPTKEDPGNEWGSSDDLQKKDR, via the coding sequence ATGGGCAATGTGATCAGGGTGCTTTTTCTTGGCTGGAACGATGCTGCCAGGTGCCTTAAGGAGGCATGGTCTCGCAATCCCGAGGCCCCCCGTCTTGTGGGAGTATTTGTGCAGGATGGAGATTCCATGGATTTGCCACAGGGTGTTGCGGCAGAGCTGGTGCTAAAGGATCTGGCTGCCATGGAGGCTTCCCAAGTGCCGGAGCTGGCCCTTGAGTTCAGAGAAAGCGTTTCCACAAGACCAAAAGAACTTCCCCCAGGGGTGCAATGGGTGCCTGCAAGGGTCACGGCCTTGCTGGAGGGGCTTTGTTTGGGAAGCGAGGAGGGGTTTCGTTACAAGAGCGTGGTAGAGACAGCAAGGGACGCAGTGGTAACCATAGACGAGTCCCACAGGATAGTTTTCTTCAACAAGGCGGCCGAGGCCATGTTCGGATTCTCCAAAGAAGAGGTCCTTGGGGAGGACCTGAGCATAATCATCCCGCCTCCCCACAAGCAGGTCCACAGGCAGTATGTGCAAAGGTACGTGGAGACCCGCAGGGGCCGATTCATTGATCACACCGTGGACCTCACTGCCCAGCGTCGTTCAGGGGAGGAGTTTCCCATCAGCATATCCTTTTCAGTGGCCGAGCTGGGAGGTCGTCTTCTCATGACCGCCATGATGCGGGACATGAGCGAGATGAAGGAGATGGAGCGCCGCCTCATCCAGAACGAAAGACTGGCTTCCATAGGCCGAGCCCTATCTTTTGTTACCCATGAAGTGAAAAATCCCCTGGTGGTCATAGGGGGGTTTGCCAGAGCCTTGTTGAGAAAGGCTGAAGTGCCTCAAGAAGTAAGGGAAAAGCTGGAGATAATCAGATCCGAAGTCCAGAGGCTGGAGGGGCTGCTCCAGGAGATACAGGACTTCTCCAAGCCCTTTAGACTCCAGAGGGAGCGCTTTGCCTTGGTGCCTTTGCTGCAAGAGACCCTGGCCATGTTCAGGGATTCTGCTGATTGCTCAGGTGTGGAGTTTCTGCTGGAGGCAGAGGGGCAGATTTGGTTGAGTGCAGATCCGGATCGTCTAAGACAGGTCCTCATCAACCTCATAAAGAACTCCATGGAGGCCATGGGAGGCAAGGGCAGGTTGGTCCTGCGAGCAAAGGAGATTTCCCAGGACATGGTGGAAATAAGTGTGGAAGATACCGGGGAGGGCATAATCCCGGAGCGCTCAGAGGAGCTGTTCCAGCCCTTTGTGACCAGTAAGCCGGGTGGAACGGGGTTGGGCCTTCCTCTTTGTCGCAAGATAGTGCGGGACCACGGAGGGGAGATCAAACTCCAGGGCATGCCCTCCGGAGGTGCAAGGGCCGTGATCTATCTGCCCACCAAAGAGGACCCTGGAAATGAATGGGGCTCCTCGGACGATTTACAGAAGAAAGACCGCTGA
- a CDS encoding MFS transporter, which yields MTVKSPRIFYGWWIVAAGTVTYALGYGARYGFAVIFPSLVEEFGWSRDTTATVLSSHMLVYGLVAPVVGAVVDRLGPRFTMGLGALILSSGLAFSALGQSPLHFWLSFGLLFGAGLCLVGAVPFAMVLRNWFEKRRGLAFSMLYLGSGGSYAWYPAVAWAVEDWGWRRAFLGQGILLGCVLLPLLVMVVRQRPEERGLHRDGIPPLTPREVALLLSQRETFPGSPGSLSGWTLSRAMKSSSFWLMCLAVFSLWGLMQHILMAHNVAFAVDLGIPRMRVSGILSLVGVAYLGGALLAPISDRIGREATITLAALVGSTGILALVLMREASQEWLLYFHALAFGLGNGLGSPTIAAAVTDIFQGPRVGPVIGSIWLCFALGGCLGPWLGGWVFEVTGDYRWAFLMSMAWYGIACLAVWGAAPRRARQTKI from the coding sequence GTGACAGTGAAGTCCCCCCGGATCTTCTACGGATGGTGGATCGTAGCCGCTGGTACAGTGACTTATGCCTTGGGATACGGCGCCAGGTACGGCTTTGCGGTGATCTTCCCCTCCCTGGTGGAGGAGTTCGGCTGGTCCAGGGACACCACCGCCACCGTGCTCTCATCCCACATGCTGGTCTATGGATTGGTGGCCCCAGTGGTGGGGGCAGTGGTGGATAGGCTGGGGCCCAGGTTCACCATGGGTCTGGGGGCCTTGATACTCAGCTCAGGGCTGGCCTTCTCGGCCTTGGGTCAGAGCCCACTGCACTTCTGGCTCAGCTTCGGGCTTCTCTTTGGGGCGGGTCTTTGCCTGGTGGGGGCCGTGCCCTTTGCCATGGTCCTCAGGAACTGGTTCGAAAAGAGAAGGGGCCTGGCTTTTTCCATGCTCTACCTGGGATCCGGAGGATCTTATGCCTGGTATCCGGCCGTGGCCTGGGCTGTTGAGGACTGGGGCTGGCGAAGGGCTTTTTTGGGGCAGGGAATACTCCTGGGCTGTGTGCTGTTGCCCCTCCTGGTAATGGTGGTGAGGCAAAGACCCGAGGAGCGTGGCCTACACAGAGATGGGATTCCCCCTCTGACCCCACGAGAAGTTGCTTTGCTTCTGTCCCAAAGGGAAACTTTTCCCGGGTCCCCGGGAAGCCTTTCGGGCTGGACCCTGAGCCGAGCAATGAAAAGCAGCAGTTTCTGGCTCATGTGTCTGGCTGTTTTCTCCCTGTGGGGCCTGATGCAGCACATTCTCATGGCGCACAACGTGGCCTTTGCCGTGGATCTGGGCATCCCAAGGATGAGGGTTTCTGGGATCCTCTCTTTGGTGGGGGTGGCCTACCTGGGAGGAGCCCTTCTGGCTCCCATCTCGGACAGGATAGGCAGAGAGGCCACCATCACCCTGGCGGCCCTGGTGGGTTCCACAGGGATCTTGGCTTTGGTATTGATGAGGGAAGCCTCCCAGGAATGGCTCCTTTATTTCCATGCCCTGGCCTTTGGTCTCGGCAATGGTTTGGGCTCCCCCACCATAGCTGCAGCGGTCACAGACATCTTCCAGGGGCCCAGGGTGGGTCCGGTCATAGGTTCCATCTGGCTTTGCTTTGCCCTGGGAGGCTGTCTGGGCCCCTGGCTGGGGGGCTGGGTGTTCGAGGTCACAGGGGACTACAGATGGGCCTTTCTGATGTCCATGGCCTGGTACGGGATAGCCTGCCTGGCTGTCTGGGGTGCAGCCCCCAGACGGGCCCGGCAGACTAAGATCTGA
- a CDS encoding cbb3-type cytochrome c oxidase subunit I, which translates to MSMGRLKWAAIISFLVSMAVLLGGGYFAVEHMPPYPGRVLDPDGKVLFTKQDILAGQDVYQSHGLMDHGSIWGHGSQRGPEFSAASLHIMSTIVREHLAKAEFHKAYGDLDESQKEVADLRAIREIKTNRYDKAGDKLVLTASQVKALGEIQAHWERVFRDGENRYGILPQTVKSPEQRLQLSRFFFWTAWAASTLRPGQDHTYTNNWPADRSVGNVPTTATYLWSLGGILGLLIVLGIFVFFVHHYGLWYGPTKGVPLAEKLVDMPLTPSQFKAAKFFLVVALLFLVQTNFGGLLAHYTIHPASFYFQWIADLIPYSWAKSWHLQLAIFWIATTWVGTAIYLAPIIGGVEPRRQATLVQILFVAILLVAAGSLLGEVAGIKGLLGEWWFWLGHQGWEFLELGRIWQILLFVGLIAWLLVVYRAVYYHQKLGHKDDYSSLIMFYLFSAVLVVAFFGFGLLYGRGSHLTLADYWRWFVVHIWVESIFEFFGVGVVSLILVSLGLATARAALMVAYFTAAIVFLSGIIGTAHHYFWYGGPSFWLSLGSVFSSMEPVPMFGLVVRAILEYRSVTKQGRQFPYRWPLYFLVASSFWNFLGAAVFGFLINLPIVNYYEHGTYLTMNHGHGALFGVYGLLSIGLLLFSWRGLVRKEHWNDRLLKLCFWGFNGGLLLLTLGTLFPVGVMQTWTAYQEGLWAARDAGFFERGPVLLLGTLRVIPDLTIILLGVLPLTWFLLKTYPHLKAQEIGDGESVWKRLGVEL; encoded by the coding sequence ATGAGCATGGGGAGGCTTAAGTGGGCGGCTATCATTAGTTTCCTGGTATCCATGGCAGTGCTTTTGGGAGGAGGCTACTTTGCGGTGGAGCATATGCCTCCATATCCAGGCAGGGTCTTGGATCCAGATGGAAAGGTGCTTTTCACAAAGCAGGACATTCTGGCGGGTCAGGATGTATACCAAAGCCACGGCCTCATGGACCACGGAAGCATATGGGGTCATGGATCCCAGAGGGGGCCAGAGTTTTCAGCGGCCAGCCTTCACATCATGAGCACCATTGTGAGAGAGCATCTGGCAAAAGCCGAATTCCACAAGGCCTATGGAGACCTGGATGAGTCCCAAAAAGAGGTGGCCGATCTGAGGGCCATAAGGGAGATAAAAACCAACAGATACGACAAAGCCGGGGACAAGCTTGTTTTGACAGCCTCCCAGGTGAAGGCCCTGGGAGAAATACAGGCCCACTGGGAGAGAGTTTTCAGAGATGGGGAAAACCGTTACGGAATCTTACCCCAGACCGTAAAGAGCCCAGAACAGAGGCTTCAGCTTTCCAGATTCTTTTTCTGGACTGCCTGGGCCGCATCCACCTTGAGACCCGGCCAGGACCACACTTACACCAACAACTGGCCTGCTGACAGAAGCGTGGGCAATGTCCCAACCACCGCTACATATCTTTGGAGTCTGGGAGGAATACTGGGACTGCTCATAGTGCTGGGCATATTTGTGTTCTTTGTCCACCACTACGGGCTCTGGTACGGACCTACCAAGGGAGTCCCCCTTGCAGAAAAGCTGGTGGACATGCCCCTGACCCCCAGTCAGTTCAAAGCCGCCAAATTTTTTCTGGTGGTGGCTCTGCTTTTTCTGGTACAGACCAACTTTGGCGGACTTCTGGCCCATTACACCATTCATCCTGCCAGTTTCTACTTTCAGTGGATAGCAGATCTGATCCCGTACAGCTGGGCCAAGAGCTGGCACTTACAGCTGGCCATTTTCTGGATAGCCACCACGTGGGTGGGCACGGCCATCTACCTGGCACCCATAATAGGTGGGGTCGAGCCCAGAAGACAGGCCACACTGGTGCAGATTCTGTTTGTGGCAATTCTGCTTGTGGCCGCAGGGAGTCTCCTGGGGGAGGTGGCGGGAATCAAGGGGCTTCTGGGAGAGTGGTGGTTCTGGCTGGGGCATCAGGGCTGGGAGTTTTTGGAGCTGGGAAGAATTTGGCAGATACTGCTTTTCGTGGGGCTCATAGCCTGGTTGCTTGTGGTTTACAGGGCCGTGTACTACCACCAGAAACTGGGGCACAAGGACGATTACAGCTCCCTGATCATGTTCTACTTGTTTAGCGCCGTGTTGGTCGTGGCCTTCTTCGGCTTTGGGCTTCTTTACGGCAGGGGCTCCCATCTGACCCTGGCAGATTACTGGAGATGGTTTGTGGTGCACATCTGGGTTGAGTCCATCTTTGAGTTTTTTGGAGTCGGAGTGGTCTCCCTCATTTTGGTCAGCCTGGGCCTGGCCACTGCCAGAGCCGCTCTCATGGTGGCCTACTTTACGGCGGCCATAGTCTTCCTTAGCGGGATAATAGGAACCGCTCATCACTATTTCTGGTATGGCGGGCCCTCCTTTTGGCTCTCTTTGGGATCCGTGTTCTCTTCCATGGAGCCCGTACCCATGTTCGGATTGGTAGTAAGGGCCATCCTGGAGTACAGAAGCGTCACCAAACAGGGCAGGCAGTTCCCTTACAGGTGGCCCCTATACTTCCTGGTGGCCTCCTCCTTCTGGAACTTCCTGGGGGCTGCTGTTTTCGGATTCCTGATCAATCTGCCCATTGTCAACTACTATGAGCATGGCACGTACCTGACCATGAACCATGGGCACGGGGCTCTGTTTGGAGTGTACGGTCTGCTTTCCATAGGTCTGCTCCTTTTTTCCTGGAGGGGCCTGGTGCGCAAAGAGCATTGGAACGACCGGCTTCTAAAACTCTGCTTCTGGGGGTTCAATGGTGGACTCTTGCTCTTAACACTGGGCACCCTCTTCCCCGTGGGGGTGATGCAGACCTGGACCGCCTATCAGGAAGGATTGTGGGCAGCAAGGGACGCAGGGTTCTTCGAGAGGGGGCCTGTGCTTCTGCTGGGAACTCTGAGGGTCATCCCGGATCTTACCATAATTCTCTTGGGGGTCCTGCCTTTGACCTGGTTTCTACTGAAGACCTATCCTCATCTGAAGGCCCAGGAAATAGGCGATGGCGAGTCTGTATGGAAACGTTTGGGAGTAGAGTTGTGA
- a CDS encoding TetR/AcrR family transcriptional regulator, with product MTQKRFHREVRREQIAEAALRLVGDQGIKGLSIAALARRVGIVPSAIYRHFQGKEELLDAILELFQKKVMANVHAVKQETRDPLEQMRGLLMRHVELIRENEALPRIIFSEDVHHRSTSRRSKLLAIIKGLLGEVESMLREGQKAGVIRKDLDPSTLALVFLGLFQPAAVLWHLSQGEFDVTRHARRAWEVFRRGVEAAGVDRVP from the coding sequence ATGACCCAGAAGCGATTTCACCGGGAGGTCAGAAGGGAGCAGATAGCCGAGGCAGCGCTTCGTCTGGTGGGGGATCAGGGCATCAAAGGCCTTAGCATAGCTGCCTTGGCCAGGAGAGTGGGGATAGTCCCATCGGCCATCTACAGGCACTTCCAGGGCAAGGAGGAGCTTCTGGATGCAATATTGGAGCTCTTCCAAAAAAAGGTCATGGCCAATGTGCATGCGGTAAAGCAGGAAACCCGGGACCCTCTGGAGCAGATGCGGGGACTCCTCATGCGCCATGTGGAACTCATTCGTGAGAACGAGGCACTGCCTCGCATAATCTTTTCCGAAGACGTCCACCACAGAAGCACCTCCAGAAGGTCCAAGCTGCTGGCCATAATAAAGGGCCTTCTGGGAGAGGTGGAGTCCATGTTGAGAGAAGGGCAGAAGGCCGGTGTCATAAGAAAAGATCTGGATCCTTCCACCCTGGCCTTGGTTTTCCTGGGGCTTTTCCAACCAGCGGCTGTTCTTTGGCACCTGAGTCAGGGGGAATTCGATGTGACCCGCCATGCCAGACGGGCCTGGGAAGTCTTTAGAAGGGGAGTGGAAGCAGCTGGAGTGGACAGGGTGCCGTGA
- a CDS encoding efflux RND transporter periplasmic adaptor subunit codes for MGREMVVLLALGGMLLGAALGYTHLGSRGAPKIKGFIRVSGNFEVTDAEVSFKIPGRVEQRFVEEGEGVEAGQPIARLENKDILQEVALRKAEVAQAQAQLLELERGARPQEIAQAEAAVQRASAFLSELLAGSRPQEIKAAEAALSRARAELQRWRTDHERQRQLFQRGVISAREYEAVLAAYQTAQAQVQEAEEKFRLVKEGPRPEQIAQAKAAVREARERWALVMEGPRKETIEAARARLEQAKALLAAAETRLDYTLVVSPIKGVVLSKNVEPGEYVAPGTPVVTVGDLEHIWLRAYIDEPDLGRVKLGQKVRVSTDTYPGKIYEGKISFISSQAEFTPKNVQTEKERVKLVYRVKIDVANPQMELKPGMPGDAEILLDGQ; via the coding sequence ATGGGCAGGGAAATGGTTGTTCTTCTGGCCCTGGGAGGAATGCTTTTGGGGGCTGCCTTGGGCTACACCCACCTGGGATCCAGAGGTGCTCCGAAAATAAAGGGCTTCATCAGGGTATCGGGTAACTTCGAGGTGACAGACGCGGAGGTGAGTTTCAAGATTCCGGGCCGTGTGGAGCAGAGGTTTGTGGAGGAGGGGGAAGGTGTTGAGGCCGGTCAACCCATAGCTAGGTTAGAAAACAAGGACATCCTGCAGGAGGTGGCCTTGAGAAAGGCTGAGGTGGCTCAGGCCCAGGCCCAGCTCCTGGAGCTGGAACGCGGGGCCAGACCCCAAGAGATCGCTCAGGCAGAGGCAGCAGTTCAAAGGGCCTCGGCTTTTCTCTCTGAGCTGCTGGCAGGTTCCAGACCCCAGGAGATAAAAGCAGCAGAGGCGGCTCTCTCTAGGGCCAGGGCCGAGCTACAGCGGTGGAGGACCGATCATGAAAGACAACGTCAGCTCTTCCAAAGAGGGGTGATCTCGGCCAGGGAGTATGAGGCGGTGCTGGCTGCCTATCAGACGGCCCAGGCCCAGGTGCAGGAGGCAGAAGAAAAATTCAGACTGGTGAAGGAAGGGCCGAGGCCAGAGCAGATAGCCCAGGCCAAGGCTGCCGTGAGGGAAGCCAGGGAGAGGTGGGCTCTTGTGATGGAAGGTCCCAGAAAGGAGACCATAGAGGCTGCCAGGGCTCGTCTGGAGCAGGCCAAAGCCCTTCTTGCTGCAGCCGAGACCAGGCTGGACTACACCCTGGTGGTGTCCCCCATCAAGGGCGTGGTGCTCTCCAAGAACGTGGAGCCAGGAGAGTACGTGGCTCCTGGGACCCCGGTGGTGACAGTGGGGGACCTGGAGCACATCTGGCTCAGGGCTTACATAGACGAGCCTGACCTCGGAAGGGTCAAGTTGGGACAAAAGGTGCGGGTCAGCACCGACACATATCCCGGAAAGATCTATGAGGGAAAGATTTCATTCATTTCCTCCCAGGCAGAATTCACCCCCAAGAACGTTCAGACAGAGAAAGAGAGGGTCAAGCTGGTCTATAGGGTGAAGATAGATGTTGCCAACCCTCAAATGGAGTTGAAGCCCGGGATGCCAGGTGATGCCGAGATTCTGCTGGATGGGCAATGA
- a CDS encoding ABC transporter ATP-binding protein: MTESIRGQKLTKRFGSLTAVEDLTFSVGQGEIFGLVGPDGAGKTTTMRLLTAILEPTSGEAWVAGHHIVKEAEAIKEKIGYMSQRFALYPDLTVMENIHFYADIYGVGRKGRQEKIDRLLAFSNLTPFKRRRAGNLSGGMKQKLGLACALIHTPQVLFLDEPTNGVDPVSRRDFWRILYQLLREKVTIFLSTAYLDEAERCNRLGLIHRGRFLALGTPDEIKTLMVGTILELRVEHTRQAARALREALGSQSMGIFGDRIHVVTQHPEQTAWELRKILSVQGIPFGEIRAVEPSLEDVFVSVLARRRLEENALDG; encoded by the coding sequence ATGACCGAGAGTATCCGTGGGCAGAAGCTCACCAAGCGCTTCGGCTCTCTGACCGCAGTGGAAGATCTCACCTTTTCCGTGGGGCAGGGTGAGATCTTTGGTCTTGTGGGACCAGACGGAGCCGGCAAGACCACCACCATGAGGCTTCTGACAGCCATACTGGAGCCCACCTCAGGGGAAGCTTGGGTGGCAGGCCACCATATAGTGAAAGAGGCCGAGGCCATAAAAGAGAAAATAGGGTACATGAGCCAGAGGTTTGCCCTCTACCCAGATCTCACGGTCATGGAGAACATCCATTTTTATGCAGACATATACGGGGTGGGCCGCAAAGGAAGGCAGGAGAAGATAGATCGCCTTCTTGCCTTCAGCAACCTCACACCTTTCAAGAGGCGCAGGGCAGGGAACCTCTCAGGCGGAATGAAACAAAAACTGGGCCTGGCCTGTGCCCTGATCCACACCCCGCAGGTACTTTTCCTGGATGAGCCCACAAACGGCGTGGATCCCGTATCCAGAAGGGATTTCTGGCGCATCCTCTACCAGCTGCTCAGAGAGAAGGTGACCATATTTCTTTCCACCGCTTACCTGGATGAGGCCGAGCGGTGCAATAGACTGGGTCTCATCCACAGGGGCAGGTTTCTGGCCCTGGGCACCCCGGATGAGATCAAGACACTGATGGTGGGGACCATCCTGGAGTTAAGAGTAGAGCACACCAGGCAAGCAGCCCGAGCCCTGAGAGAGGCCCTCGGGAGCCAATCAATGGGGATCTTCGGGGACCGCATCCATGTGGTCACCCAGCATCCGGAGCAGACCGCCTGGGAGTTGAGGAAGATCCTTTCAGTACAAGGGATCCCCTTTGGGGAGATCAGGGCCGTGGAGCCCAGTCTGGAAGATGTTTTCGTCTCTGTGCTGGCAAGGCGCAGGCTGGAGGAGAACGCCCTGGATGGTTGA